The DNA region CTCACCACGCGCGTCGGCTACGCCGGCGACGACTCTCCCTGGCAAATGCTCCCCTCTTACGTCGGCGTCCCGACCGACGGGTcgtccgcctcgtctccaggcgacggctttcgtttccctctctccttcagcgAGAAGCGCACGGAcctcgctgtgtctccctgtctctatccgtcgttctcctctcttctcccgacCTACAGTCTCCACGAAGACGTGTTCGAGCACATTGTGCGGTCCGCCATCTCGCGGTGCCTGCCTCCGcacgcctcgtcgcctgACTCGAACGTCGGCGAGGACTCCCTGGCGGACTGTCCGGTCTTGCTGTCGGAACCGAATCTCCACTGCCGCGCGCTCCGCGAGAAGATGGCTGCAATTGCGTTCGAGAAGTTAGACGTGCCTGCGCTGTACATCGCCCCGCGCGCACtgctcgcctgcttcgcagTCGGGCGCAGCGGAGGCTTGGTGGTGGACCtcggcgccgcgtctctctcgatcgCGCCCGTCGTCGACGGCTTCTGCCTGCATCGAGAGGCGGGCGAGTGGCCGATCGCCGGGGACTTCCTCGACCAGCTGCTCAGCTGCGTCTTGACCCGCCACAACCTTCCCGTGCTGCCGCTCTTCGCCACGCACAAAAAGCTCCCGGCCGCGCCTGCCCTGTCGCGCCTCGCGGGATCGAGTGCGAGCGCGAACGgctccagcgccgcctcgTTCGCCGCGCGCCGACGCGCCGTGCTCGACTGGAGCGGCGTGGATCCgtccttcctgcgtctcAGCCAGGCCGCGGCGCTCCGCAGCATGCGCGAGAGTTTCTGCCAAGTCTTCctcggcgaaggcggcggcttcggaggcgacggcagctCCGAGAGTCTCCCGAACGGCGTGCACGGGGCATCcctcggcgagaagacgcaaaagTGCCCGATGCGACCGCTCCAGCTCCCCGGGAAAGAGGCCGCGAAGACGGGACAGACgccagggagagacagccgggccttccttccctcgcgcTGGCTGACGATGCTCGCGCCGTCCGGAGCCGCCGGCCGGGACCTCCCAGGCACCGCAGCCCTCCTCGGCGCGACGCAGCACGCCCTCGAACTCCCGGACGGAACGAGGCTTCGCGGCGACGAACTCGCAAACACTGtacgcgaaaaaaagaaaaggaaagacaggcaaaaggagagaaagagaagagagagggaagagaaagggagagaaagagaagagagagggaagagaaagggagagaaagagaagagagagggaagagaaagggagagaaagagaaaaggagagaatgagaaaaggagagaaagagaaaaggggaaaggagagaaagagaaaaggagagaaagagaaaaggagagaaagagaaaaggagagaaagagaaaaggagagaaggagaagagagagggaagagaaggcactttgtgcatgcaaggaaagaggcgagggtGTAGGAAAGGCCTCGCGACTGCAAGAGGTAACGTCATACGTGAAACAGGATTGTGTCAAAGATATCGATTTTGCAAGTtgacagagaaacaagaaaacgGGCTGGCCCGTCGCGAGGGAACCGTCAAAGCACATCCACGGCCTTCCGTGCGACTCATTCCTATCCACCTCGTATTTCAACCTGTATGTACATAGCCATGTCTCTCTATACGCATATGTTAATGTATGCATGAATTTGCAAACCTACGCAAATCTCGCTCCATCACCACCTGCGTatttacacacacacacgtatttatatatatatatatcgatacGTATGTGCATCGATGTAGATCTCGGCATATcgatgtatatgtgtgtgtgacgTCAGAGCGTCTGCGGCGTTTGTGGGGCGTACATTGTGTTCGTGGATGTGAGTCTTTGCTTCAGATTCCGGAGGTGTTGTTTCATCCCCAAGCCATCCTGCATCCGCTGGAAAACGAGCCGTGGATGCAACCGGCCGTGAAGTCGTTTCGGGGCCTGACAGAGGAAATCCACGAAGTCGCGAGTCGTGTGGATGCAGAAGCGCGGAAAGAAATTTTCAACGGAATCGTTCTcgcgggcggcggcgctgctACCCCAGGTAAGGAAGCCGCTTGCACGCGTTTGCGGCGCGTAACTTCAAGTTTGGGCAAGTACAACGAAGATGCATACTTCCGTTAAAGTTGTTTGTAACGCCATTGGAGTCGCGGACAAAGGTTTCCCGGTTCGGCTGAAGCGGTTCTCTCGTCGACATGGGGACATCCACACTCACCCCCGGGTTGGACGGAATCCGTTTCAACACTGCAAACCTCGCCGTGCTGAAAACACTGCTTCCCGGTGGATTGTTTCGAACCAGCGGACTCGGGTATATGGAGCTATGTGAGGGTGTTGACTATTTCAGTCGCCACCAAAAAAGTGCGTGCAGGCGTCTTCATCAAGTACGCTTTTCGTTGACCATCCGCCGCCATAAATATGAAACGGGCGACCTTTGCGACGCTCCCACAAAGGCACGGTTC from Neospora caninum Liverpool complete genome, chromosome VIIb includes:
- a CDS encoding putative actin-like family protein ARP4a, coding for MDVPIPAFVVDVGSLTTRVGYAGDDSPWQMLPSYVGVPTDGSSASSPGDGFRFPLSFSEKRTDLAVSPCLYPSFSSLLPTYSLHEDVFEHIVRSAISRCLPPHASSPDSNVGEDSLADCPVLLSEPNLHCRALREKMAAIAFEKLDVPALYIAPRALLACFAVGRSGGLVVDLGAASLSIAPVVDGFCLHREAGEWPIAGDFLDQLLSCVLTRHNLPVLPLFATHKKLPAAPALSRLAGSSASANGSSAASFAARRRAVLDWSGVDPSFLRLSQAAALRSMRESFCQVFLGEGGGFGGDGSSESLPNGVHGASLGEKTQKCPMRPLQLPGKEAAKTGQTPGRDSRAFLPSRWLTMLAPSGAAGRDLPGTAALLGATQHALELPDGTRLRGDELANTIPEVLFHPQAILHPLENEPWMQPAVKSFRGLTEEIHEVASRVDAEARKEIFNGIVLAGGGAATPGLYERLSRELARESSITMGMKWRLLALPTLFERRVSTWVGGSVLASMAAFQSLWCSREEYDEHGPSIVERKCY